A portion of the Sphaerochaeta pleomorpha str. Grapes genome contains these proteins:
- a CDS encoding GGDEF domain-containing protein: MQITSNKETTLFVFDLNNLKKTNDLHGHKAGDALLFDTAKAIERVFYSYGNTFRIGGDEFCVLCNEVSKATAYQLLDNLLDQIKYINESRIIPIDLAYGFTIYIPKKNNSIFAAFSQADNAMYEQKAKQKMNDPKV; this comes from the coding sequence ATGCAAATTACATCCAACAAGGAGACTACTCTCTTTGTCTTCGATTTGAACAACCTGAAGAAAACCAATGACCTTCACGGACATAAAGCCGGGGACGCCTTGCTGTTCGATACTGCAAAGGCAATCGAAAGAGTGTTCTATAGTTACGGCAATACCTTCCGTATCGGGGGGGATGAATTTTGTGTCCTCTGCAACGAAGTCTCAAAGGCAACGGCATACCAACTATTGGATAACCTTCTGGACCAGATCAAGTATATCAATGAATCCAGGATAATCCCAATTGATTTAGCCTATGGATTTACTATCTACATACCCAAAAAAAACAATTCCATTTTTGCTGCTTTCTCCCAGGCTGACAATGCAATGTATGAGCAGAAGGCAAAACAAAAAATGAACGACCCCAAGGTTTGA